One window of Candidatus Tiamatella incendiivivens genomic DNA carries:
- a CDS encoding DEAD/DEAH box helicase gives MNDINVMIRNDACLWNNLGLNPRLISILCSLGYVEPTPIQEKAIPLILSGRNVLVVAPTGTGKTEAALIPVLSKLRELEMNPKGIRVVYITPLRALNRDIHYRMKRLIEMNGYTLMVRHGDTTQQGRRKFMATPPTIMVSTPESFGLLITVSKIQKHLKNIRWIIIDEIHELLDSKRGVEFFITIKRLERLIGRNPQLIALSATLSEKSIRRVSEALGGYPLLAIDPSYKKYNIKVEVTGSKNGFWPDLASIITGIASREGSTLVFVNTRQVAERLGVELGRRNKSSVGVHHGSLHRGIRERVEKEFKEGEIQILVSTSSMELGIDIGSVNRVVQVTSPRRATNLSQRIGRSGHLLGRLSKGYVITIPNIYEIIESVVIARRTKNGDLEDLPMYDKPLDTLAHGIAGFVLDSRPIRIDELYHYVSHLPFYRNLGLDEIVEITDFMENLRTLRKRERELTWGRRTRSYFYSVSMIPSEPDYTVIDISSREMIGKVSERFVVSNISREAPYFVLAGKIWRVLDIDTEKGKIYVMLQGVSEARIPSWEGELIPVEYKVAREVCGILQLILYDKKYALNLISKRYGEFLSENTRVKLYSLVEKLCRGSNSLSDLGYYKPVLEIIDGGVLLYTCLGSKGNYTLGLLISSIISRIEHVEYSRIPYSILFTSNMSAKALAKMIADSLRELSKTDLPELIGLFIDHVRNTYAYKIRLSWIAKRMGVISRDTRLSSETLRKLTQIYKGSVLEREVINEMLIENNDMNAVLDFLENLKTDSIKIIDNHQGKPTFLAQQTLENPYMRRPETGSGRQTMLKSLMIEAVKKRLENSEARMICLSCGYSWTIKPSDMNPSEYVKCPRCSSRLVAITWKGDEEAVHIIRKHLDKEKLTREEGKRLKDLQKVATLLLSYSAEGLGKYVIEALLARGIGPTILPRVVSKLVDYGEREFYRAIIEEERKFVENRKYWKT, from the coding sequence ATGAATGATATTAATGTTATGATAAGGAATGATGCTTGTTTGTGGAATAATCTGGGATTAAATCCACGTTTAATTAGCATATTATGCTCTTTAGGTTATGTTGAACCTACTCCTATACAGGAAAAGGCTATACCATTGATTCTTTCCGGTAGAAATGTACTGGTTGTAGCTCCTACGGGAACGGGAAAGACTGAAGCCGCCCTTATACCTGTATTATCCAAGCTTCGAGAATTAGAAATGAATCCCAAGGGTATAAGAGTAGTATACATTACCCCTCTCAGGGCTTTGAATAGGGATATTCATTATAGAATGAAGCGACTTATAGAAATGAATGGCTATACCCTTATGGTAAGACACGGCGACACAACACAACAGGGCAGGCGGAAATTCATGGCAACACCTCCTACAATAATGGTGTCAACACCTGAGTCCTTCGGCCTACTAATAACTGTAAGCAAGATTCAGAAGCACCTAAAAAACATACGATGGATAATAATTGATGAAATCCATGAACTCCTTGACAGCAAGCGCGGAGTAGAGTTCTTCATCACTATAAAGCGTTTAGAAAGGTTAATTGGGAGAAACCCCCAGCTAATAGCATTATCAGCAACATTGTCGGAGAAAAGCATAAGAAGGGTCAGTGAAGCCTTAGGCGGCTATCCATTATTAGCTATAGACCCATCATACAAAAAATATAATATAAAGGTAGAGGTAACAGGATCCAAGAACGGTTTCTGGCCCGATCTTGCCTCGATAATTACTGGAATAGCATCGCGGGAAGGCAGTACTCTAGTATTCGTAAACACGCGCCAAGTGGCTGAAAGGCTCGGAGTAGAATTAGGTAGAAGAAATAAGTCCAGTGTGGGCGTTCATCATGGAAGTTTACATAGAGGTATAAGGGAAAGAGTAGAGAAAGAATTCAAGGAAGGGGAAATTCAGATACTTGTTTCTACATCAAGCATGGAACTCGGTATCGATATAGGCTCAGTTAATAGAGTAGTGCAAGTAACGTCCCCCAGAAGAGCGACTAATCTATCTCAGAGAATTGGCAGATCAGGACATCTGCTGGGCCGTTTAAGCAAGGGATACGTCATAACAATACCTAACATATATGAGATAATAGAATCAGTTGTTATAGCGAGAAGAACGAAAAACGGTGACCTGGAAGACCTTCCAATGTACGATAAACCTCTTGACACCTTGGCCCATGGTATTGCAGGGTTCGTCCTAGACTCTAGGCCAATTAGAATAGATGAATTATATCATTATGTTTCACATTTACCATTCTATCGGAATCTCGGGTTGGATGAAATAGTAGAAATCACTGATTTCATGGAGAACCTTAGAACCCTGAGAAAAAGAGAAAGGGAACTTACCTGGGGTAGAAGGACCAGAAGCTATTTCTATAGCGTCTCAATGATTCCCAGCGAACCAGATTACACTGTAATAGATATCTCGTCAAGAGAAATGATAGGAAAGGTATCAGAACGTTTCGTGGTCTCCAATATTAGCAGAGAAGCACCTTACTTTGTTCTAGCAGGTAAAATTTGGCGTGTCTTGGATATCGATACTGAGAAGGGGAAAATATATGTGATGTTACAAGGAGTATCTGAAGCTAGAATACCTTCATGGGAAGGAGAACTGATTCCAGTTGAATACAAGGTTGCTAGAGAAGTATGCGGTATTCTTCAATTGATTCTATACGACAAAAAATATGCCTTAAATTTAATCAGTAAGAGATACGGTGAGTTTCTATCGGAAAACACTAGGGTTAAACTATATTCACTCGTTGAGAAATTATGTCGTGGTTCGAACAGTCTGTCAGATTTAGGTTACTATAAACCCGTCCTAGAAATAATAGATGGCGGTGTTCTGCTTTATACATGCCTTGGTAGTAAGGGTAATTATACGCTGGGACTTTTAATTTCAAGCATAATATCTAGAATTGAACATGTTGAATACAGTAGAATACCATACTCAATACTATTCACCTCCAATATGTCAGCAAAAGCTCTAGCTAAAATGATCGCTGACTCACTCAGAGAGTTATCAAAAACGGATTTACCAGAACTAATAGGCCTCTTCATAGACCACGTCAGAAACACTTACGCCTATAAGATTAGGCTTTCATGGATAGCGAAGCGAATGGGCGTAATAAGCCGTGACACAAGGTTATCCTCGGAAACACTTCGAAAACTAACTCAAATATATAAAGGTAGCGTTCTGGAGCGAGAGGTGATTAACGAGATGCTCATCGAGAATAACGATATGAACGCTGTCCTAGACTTCCTAGAAAACCTCAAGACAGATAGCATCAAGATTATAGATAACCACCAGGGAAAACCTACTTTCCTAGCGCAACAAACTCTCGAAAACCCGTACATGAGAAGGCCTGAAACTGGCTCCGGAAGGCAAACAATGCTGAAAAGCCTAATGATAGAAGCTGTTAAGAAAAGGCTGGAAAACAGTGAGGCCAGAATGATATGCTTGAGCTGTGGTTATTCGTGGACTATCAAACCAAGTGATATGAATCCTTCAGAATATGTTAAGTGCCCTCGGTGCAGCAGTAGGCTTGTAGCTATTACATGGAAGGGAGATGAAGAAGCAGTCCACATAATCAGAAAACACCTTGATAAGGAGAAACTCACTAGAGAAGAGGGGAAAAGACTAAAAGATCTACAGAAAGTCGCTACTCTACTGCTGTCCTATTCGGCAGAAGGATTAGGCAAATACGTTATCGAAGCATTGCTAGCTAGAGGTATAGGGCCAACAATACTTCCTAGAGTTGTATCTAAACTAGTGGATTACGGAGAGCGAGAATTCTATAGAGCTATAATAGAGGAGGAAAGGAAGTTCGTAGAGAATAGAAAGTACTGGAAAACCTAG
- a CDS encoding DUF87 domain-containing protein: protein MSSMKYTTITAKRIAIFLALYSIYLVLLMITLLKIYVPYNALNISMVIYPSVQPLILLIILLTLGLGFSYLGTGSLLEYISVLLVSIYILWLTHPEIGLAGVMLVLSLPLVITLAPIVLHTIRKNKSIEPLFSKSSVCISTGVKPLFIIGYISGIGIGYSIQGLFGWLTIYNSWLYWLSGVLASSLLGLCFFYYNPVLLGLSSSFSVFSLPLSVVLGLTSPLRISFKGKDLDVGGVVGGLYFWCKLDSLEPPFNYNKGTVSWHWAMISSSKLYLDFAIESPGKPNLNTIVIGRSGSGKSMLTKRLVTYFSAKGHKVLVLDFHGEYDEGFLENSVTVDFWNKDYYLDFKAINGNEEFKAQVIADAFKSIYNLGDRQYTMLYDVLIDYFSIENAENLSKYIPRSLLSLAGSSGISDKSSIIGLTQYVRQLEYLFEGKTPVNLLLEGEKNMIIDLSGIPGMHLRIATAELVLRILYNTMAKMPQTNRRLLVVEEAHHFSNNSILSKLYTESRKFGLAIISITQNPKVLPRDIVINSTSKFMFGMDEPENLDYMLKILTPLDRDQSMILRKTLSSLPPGYTMFDNKLISKDIWLIKVF, encoded by the coding sequence ATGAGCTCAATGAAATACACTACAATAACCGCGAAGAGAATTGCCATATTTCTCGCACTCTATTCAATATATCTTGTTCTACTGATGATAACCTTGTTGAAGATCTACGTTCCCTACAACGCCTTAAACATAAGCATGGTAATCTATCCAAGCGTTCAACCCTTGATACTGCTCATAATACTGTTAACTCTAGGATTAGGATTCTCCTATTTAGGAACTGGGAGTCTTTTAGAGTATATCTCAGTACTACTGGTGAGCATATATATTCTATGGCTAACCCACCCTGAGATAGGTTTAGCAGGTGTTATGCTAGTCCTCTCATTACCACTAGTCATAACACTAGCACCAATCGTTCTTCATACGATTAGGAAAAATAAGAGTATAGAACCATTGTTTTCAAAGTCCTCAGTTTGCATAAGTACTGGTGTGAAACCGCTTTTCATCATAGGATATATATCAGGTATCGGAATAGGATACTCTATTCAGGGACTATTCGGTTGGTTAACTATATACAACAGCTGGCTTTACTGGTTATCTGGAGTTTTGGCATCCTCATTACTGGGTTTATGCTTCTTTTACTACAACCCCGTTTTACTCGGATTATCGTCTTCTTTTTCCGTTTTCTCCCTTCCATTATCCGTAGTCCTAGGTCTTACTTCACCGTTACGAATATCTTTCAAAGGTAAAGACCTGGATGTTGGGGGTGTAGTTGGAGGCCTTTACTTCTGGTGTAAACTAGACTCACTGGAGCCACCGTTCAACTACAATAAGGGAACGGTTAGCTGGCACTGGGCCATGATCTCAAGTAGTAAATTGTATTTGGACTTCGCCATTGAATCTCCTGGGAAACCTAATTTGAATACTATTGTGATAGGTAGGAGTGGTTCTGGGAAATCGATGTTGACTAAACGTCTGGTAACTTATTTCTCCGCGAAGGGTCATAAGGTGTTAGTCTTAGATTTCCACGGAGAATATGATGAGGGTTTTTTAGAAAATAGTGTTACAGTTGATTTTTGGAACAAGGACTACTACCTAGATTTCAAAGCAATCAATGGAAACGAAGAGTTTAAAGCGCAAGTAATTGCTGATGCCTTCAAAAGCATATACAACCTAGGAGATCGCCAGTATACAATGCTCTATGACGTTTTGATTGATTATTTTTCCATTGAAAACGCTGAAAACCTCTCTAAGTATATTCCAAGGAGCCTGCTAAGTTTAGCAGGCTCCTCAGGTATAAGTGATAAATCAAGCATTATCGGGTTAACACAATATGTTCGCCAGTTGGAATACTTGTTTGAAGGTAAAACCCCTGTCAACTTATTGTTGGAAGGGGAAAAGAATATGATAATAGATCTATCAGGAATACCTGGAATGCATCTGAGAATAGCAACAGCTGAATTAGTTCTAAGAATACTGTATAACACCATGGCAAAGATGCCTCAAACAAATCGCCGGCTACTTGTAGTAGAGGAAGCTCATCATTTTAGCAATAATAGCATATTAAGTAAGCTATATACAGAGTCGAGGAAGTTTGGCTTAGCTATAATTAGTATAACCCAAAACCCGAAGGTTTTACCAAGGGATATTGTTATAAACTCTACTTCAAAGTTTATGTTCGGAATGGATGAACCTGAGAACCTGGATTACATGTTGAAAATTCTGACTCCATTAGACAGGGATCAAAGTATGATCCTACGAAAAACTCTTTCATCTCTACCTCCAGGATATACAATGTTTGATAACAAATTAATAAGTAAAGATATATGGCTTATTAAGGTTTTTTAG
- a CDS encoding DNA polymerase sliding clamp, with protein sequence MLKASYANVSKLKYVTQALAKVGDEALVLAGADGLLFKVLSPDKLILAIFRMPLSSFEEYQLEEEYKFTVRTDRISAAMKRGTRNDALELEYYPDTNNLRMIFRDKKTGVPRIFEIQTMPGLNDIPEPKVNLTTKILMGADDFKHILSDAKAIGANIITLITEADDLTVTASEEPFEYKGVFKQDAPLIDIDTPGNEKASYLLAALQAAAKPAGAAEQLAVEFSTNMPMKLVYKLPGGEDLYLWVAPAVG encoded by the coding sequence TTGTTGAAGGCATCTTATGCTAATGTGTCTAAGCTCAAATATGTGACTCAAGCACTTGCAAAGGTGGGGGATGAGGCTCTAGTTTTAGCGGGAGCAGATGGGCTGCTTTTCAAAGTTTTGAGTCCTGACAAGCTTATACTAGCGATATTCCGTATGCCGCTTTCATCGTTCGAAGAATATCAATTAGAGGAAGAGTATAAGTTTACAGTCAGAACTGATAGGATTAGTGCAGCAATGAAGCGTGGTACAAGGAATGACGCACTAGAGCTCGAATACTATCCTGATACAAACAACCTACGCATGATATTCCGTGACAAGAAAACAGGTGTTCCGAGGATCTTCGAGATACAGACAATGCCAGGGCTTAATGATATCCCTGAACCGAAGGTCAATCTAACAACGAAAATACTGATGGGAGCCGACGACTTTAAACACATTCTTTCAGATGCAAAAGCCATAGGGGCAAACATCATAACGTTAATAACAGAAGCCGACGATCTAACGGTTACTGCCTCCGAGGAACCCTTTGAATATAAGGGAGTATTCAAACAAGACGCGCCTCTCATAGACATAGATACACCGGGAAATGAAAAAGCAAGCTACTTGCTAGCAGCACTACAGGCAGCAGCTAAACCAGCAGGAGCCGCAGAACAACTTGCAGTAGAATTCTCCACAAATATGCCTATGAAGCTTGTTTATAAGCTCCCAGGAGGAGAAGATCTTTATCTATGGGTAGCTCCAGCAGTTGGCTAA
- a CDS encoding DUF72 domain-containing protein: protein MDIRVGVCGLPRKIEVISEKLDVIEIQETFYKPKPSKYLKWKERASNLEFTVKVWFLITHGWNKLLVRKAKLLETTMKINKDRIGGLKPTEENFMLLEEVIKAARGVNAKLLVFQTPGSFKPVDVNGISHFLTTVVDKGFTPIWEVRGATLDYEEELARITEKTTGLVLSTDMLRSLLPVEYRSELVYIRLHGLGGRQVNYRYKYTKDDLRELLNRIVGYMESKDKTTSYVMFNNIYMFGDAVSFKSILEQLNLGK, encoded by the coding sequence ATGGATATCAGAGTAGGAGTATGCGGTCTCCCAAGAAAAATCGAGGTTATATCAGAAAAACTAGATGTCATCGAAATACAAGAAACGTTCTATAAGCCTAAACCTAGTAAATATCTCAAATGGAAGGAAAGAGCCTCGAACCTTGAGTTTACGGTCAAAGTATGGTTTCTAATAACCCATGGCTGGAACAAGCTCCTAGTTCGAAAGGCAAAACTACTGGAAACAACCATGAAGATAAATAAGGATAGGATAGGTGGCCTAAAGCCTACTGAAGAGAATTTTATGTTACTTGAAGAAGTAATCAAGGCGGCAAGAGGAGTTAATGCAAAGTTACTAGTATTCCAGACGCCCGGTTCATTTAAACCTGTAGATGTTAATGGAATATCGCATTTTCTAACAACCGTAGTAGACAAAGGGTTCACTCCTATATGGGAGGTTAGAGGAGCCACATTAGACTATGAAGAAGAGCTTGCTAGGATAACTGAGAAAACTACGGGGTTGGTCTTGTCGACAGACATGCTTAGAAGTCTCCTACCCGTAGAATATAGAAGTGAACTGGTTTACATAAGGCTACATGGTTTGGGTGGACGCCAGGTGAATTACAGGTATAAATACACGAAGGACGACTTAAGGGAACTGCTCAACCGTATAGTAGGTTACATGGAAAGCAAAGATAAGACCACTTCCTATGTAATGTTTAACAACATATATATGTTCGGTGATGCAGTCAGTTTTAAGAGCATCCTTGAGCAATTAAACCTTGGGAAATAA
- a CDS encoding MBL fold metallo-hydrolase: MIRIGKYVYRVLEPSMVYPFDAISLLIDQGDHLSLIDSGTGLRGVYEQIIHSIIFLGLTGKRIYRVYNTHCHFNNAGGDYMFHRSHSAVIVSHEEDSKAIKEGDPLLTDSYRYNTRFHPTPVGYLLREEKGLLEEDMVKLEYSHTPGHTPGSTTYIIYDPLRTIATVGDALGSLNEKWASNEEEWMKTVDKLKDLEADTYCTSIKCYNKQEFRRYLSQIVEEGPLWISE; this comes from the coding sequence ATGATTAGAATAGGCAAATATGTGTATCGAGTACTTGAACCTAGCATGGTCTATCCATTTGACGCGATTTCGTTACTCATTGATCAAGGAGACCATTTATCCCTAATAGATTCAGGAACCGGTCTCAGAGGGGTATATGAGCAGATTATTCATAGCATTATATTCTTGGGGTTAACTGGGAAGCGGATATATAGGGTTTACAATACGCATTGTCACTTCAATAATGCAGGCGGGGATTACATGTTTCACCGGAGCCATTCAGCAGTAATCGTTAGCCATGAAGAAGACTCTAAAGCCATAAAGGAAGGCGATCCCTTGTTAACTGATTCCTATAGGTATAATACTCGATTCCATCCTACACCTGTAGGGTACTTGTTAAGGGAGGAGAAAGGTTTACTAGAAGAGGATATGGTCAAACTAGAATATTCCCACACTCCAGGACATACTCCGGGGTCCACTACTTATATAATATATGATCCGTTAAGGACGATTGCGACTGTAGGGGATGCGCTAGGATCGTTAAATGAAAAATGGGCTTCCAATGAAGAAGAATGGATGAAAACGGTGGATAAACTAAAGGATTTAGAAGCGGACACTTATTGTACCAGCATTAAATGCTATAATAAACAGGAGTTTAGAAGATATCTTAGCCAAATAGTGGAAGAGGGACCCTTATGGATATCAGAGTAG
- a CDS encoding AbrB family transcriptional regulator has product MRITDIVRMDAKGRVTIPALIRETLGINEGMYLVIIGDSDSKEIILTPIISSGQNVYEIAVEFQDVPGAFASVSDELARQGTDQITTRCSTIRRGDIAECTMVVDLSNAKVSVEELKEILNGLPEVRMVFIRPIRVM; this is encoded by the coding sequence ATGAGAATAACAGATATAGTCAGAATGGACGCTAAGGGAAGAGTTACAATTCCTGCATTGATACGTGAAACCCTAGGTATCAATGAAGGAATGTATCTTGTTATAATAGGAGATTCTGATAGCAAAGAGATAATTCTGACGCCCATAATTAGTTCAGGTCAAAATGTTTATGAGATAGCGGTTGAGTTCCAAGATGTTCCAGGAGCTTTCGCATCGGTTTCTGATGAACTAGCTAGGCAAGGAACTGATCAGATTACAACCCGATGCTCTACTATACGAAGGGGCGATATCGCTGAGTGTACCATGGTTGTTGACTTATCCAATGCAAAAGTTAGTGTGGAGGAACTCAAAGAAATACTCAATGGTCTCCCGGAAGTTCGGATGGTCTTCATACGTCCTATAAGAGTTATGTGA